A genomic region of Micromonospora sp. NBRC 110009 contains the following coding sequences:
- a CDS encoding NADH-quinone oxidoreductase subunit G, with amino-acid sequence MTDVAKQTETVTLTIDGVQVTAPKGALLIRVAEQLGTEIPRFCDHPLLAPAGACRQCLVEVEGQRKPVASCTQTVADGMVVRTQLTSPVAKKAQEGVMELLLLNHPLDCPMCDKGGECPLQNQAMSTGRTDSRFHEHKREYPKPLPISTQVLLDRERCVLCQRCTRFSEEIAGDKFIDLMGRSSAEEINIYRDDAYGEEGDAGDVPFNSYFSGNTVQICPVGALTGAQYRFRARPFDLVSTPSACEHCAAGCAQRTDWRRGKVLRRLAGDDPAVNEEWNCDKGRWGFQYARAFDRLTTPLVRDEKTGELREASWSEALTRAAEGLRAARDGGPGTAVLTGGRLTVEDAYAYGKFARVALHTNDIDFRARPVSREEADFLASTVAGVTDVTYADVEKAPAVVLVGLEPEEECPILFLRLRKAYLKKKLTVYAIAPFATRGLEKLGAKLARVVPGEEASVLAEHATVAEALSQPGAILIVGERLGAVPGGLSAAADVARRTGAKLAWVPRRAGDRGAVDAGCLPNLLPGGRLVTEPAARAELGEAWDIAAGVIPSQAGRDTDGILTAAANGQLGALVVAGVDPADLADPRLAEQALDAVPFLVSLELRMSAVARRADVVFPVAPVVEKAGSFLDWEGRLRPFEAVLETDAMNDGRVLDALAAQLDVRLGTGDVTSVRRELGSLPPTRVDRPATPTVEPAAVPEPGAGEAVLATWHQLIDLGSLTDGDEHLAGTARPPVVRLGKGTAEALGVADGDPVTVGTDRGAVTLPAAITEMPDGVVWLPTNSPGSTVRRSLGATSGEIVRISAAPLAADLAGRPGPLLNTGSAQ; translated from the coding sequence ATGACCGACGTAGCCAAGCAGACCGAGACCGTCACGCTCACCATCGACGGCGTCCAGGTCACCGCGCCCAAGGGGGCGCTGCTGATCCGGGTCGCCGAGCAGCTGGGCACCGAGATCCCGCGCTTCTGCGACCACCCGCTGCTGGCCCCGGCCGGCGCCTGCCGGCAGTGCCTGGTGGAGGTGGAGGGCCAGCGCAAGCCGGTCGCCTCCTGCACCCAGACCGTGGCCGACGGCATGGTGGTGCGGACCCAGCTCACCTCCCCGGTCGCCAAGAAGGCCCAGGAGGGGGTGATGGAGCTGCTGCTCCTCAACCACCCCTTGGACTGCCCGATGTGCGACAAGGGCGGCGAGTGCCCGCTGCAGAACCAGGCCATGTCCACCGGCCGCACCGACTCCCGGTTCCACGAGCACAAGCGGGAGTACCCGAAGCCGCTGCCGATCAGCACCCAGGTGCTGCTCGACCGCGAGCGCTGCGTGCTCTGCCAGCGGTGCACCCGGTTCTCCGAGGAGATCGCCGGCGACAAGTTCATCGACCTGATGGGCCGGTCGTCCGCCGAGGAGATCAACATCTACCGGGACGACGCGTACGGCGAGGAGGGCGACGCGGGGGACGTCCCGTTCAACTCCTACTTCTCCGGCAACACCGTGCAGATCTGCCCGGTGGGCGCGCTGACCGGCGCGCAGTACCGGTTCCGGGCCCGCCCATTCGACCTGGTCTCCACGCCCAGCGCCTGCGAGCACTGCGCGGCCGGCTGCGCCCAGCGCACCGACTGGCGGCGCGGCAAGGTGCTGCGCCGGCTGGCCGGCGACGACCCGGCGGTGAACGAGGAGTGGAACTGCGACAAGGGCCGCTGGGGCTTCCAGTACGCCCGGGCGTTCGACCGGCTCACCACCCCGCTGGTCCGCGACGAGAAGACCGGGGAGCTGCGCGAGGCGTCCTGGAGCGAGGCGCTGACCCGGGCCGCCGAGGGGCTGCGCGCCGCCCGAGACGGCGGGCCGGGCACGGCGGTGCTGACCGGCGGCCGGCTCACCGTCGAGGACGCCTACGCGTACGGCAAGTTCGCCCGGGTCGCGCTGCACACCAACGACATCGACTTCCGGGCCCGCCCGGTCTCCCGCGAGGAGGCCGACTTCCTGGCCAGCACGGTCGCCGGGGTCACCGACGTGACCTACGCCGACGTGGAGAAGGCGCCCGCGGTGGTGCTGGTCGGCCTGGAGCCGGAGGAGGAGTGCCCGATCCTCTTCCTGCGGCTGCGCAAGGCGTACCTGAAGAAGAAGCTCACGGTGTACGCGATCGCGCCGTTCGCGACCCGCGGCCTGGAGAAGCTCGGGGCCAAGCTGGCCCGGGTGGTGCCCGGCGAGGAGGCCAGCGTGCTGGCCGAGCACGCCACGGTGGCCGAGGCGCTGAGCCAGCCGGGGGCGATCCTGATCGTCGGCGAGCGGCTCGGCGCGGTGCCGGGCGGGCTCTCCGCCGCGGCGGACGTCGCCCGGCGTACCGGTGCCAAGCTGGCCTGGGTGCCGCGGCGCGCGGGCGACCGCGGCGCGGTCGACGCGGGCTGCCTGCCCAACCTGCTTCCCGGCGGCCGCCTGGTCACCGAGCCGGCGGCCCGCGCCGAGCTGGGCGAGGCGTGGGACATCGCGGCCGGGGTGATCCCGAGCCAGGCCGGCCGGGACACCGACGGCATCCTCACCGCGGCGGCCAACGGTCAACTGGGCGCCCTGGTGGTGGCCGGGGTGGACCCGGCCGACCTGGCCGACCCGCGCCTGGCCGAGCAGGCCCTCGACGCGGTGCCCTTCCTGGTCAGCCTGGAGCTGCGGATGAGCGCGGTGGCCCGCAGGGCGGACGTGGTCTTCCCGGTCGCCCCGGTGGTCGAGAAGGCCGGCAGCTTCCTGGACTGGGAGGGCCGGCTGCGCCCCTTCGAGGCGGTGCTGGAGACCGACGCGATGAACGACGGGCGGGTGCTCGACGCGCTCGCCGCGCAGCTCGACGTCCGGCTCGGCACCGGCGACGTGACGAGCGTCCGCCGGGAGCTGGGCTCGCTGCCGCCGACCCGGGTCGACCGTCCGGCCACGCCGACGGTCGAGCCGGCCGCCGTCCCGGAGCCCGGTGCCGGCGAGGCCGTGCTGGCCACCTGGCACCAGCTGATCGACCTGGGCAGCCTCACCGACGGCGACGAGCACCTCGCCGGCACCGCCCGCCCGCCGGTGGTCCGGCTGGGCAAGGGCACCGCCGAGGCGCTCGGCGTGGCCGACGGCGACCCGGTGACCGTGGGCACCGACCGCGGCGCGGTCACCCTGCCGGCGGCCATCACCGAGATGCCGGACGGCGTCGTCTGGCTGCCGACCAACTCACCCGGCTCGACCGTCCGGCGCAGCCTCGGCGCGACGTCCGGCGAGATCGTGCGGATCTCCGCCGCTCCGCTCGCCGCGGATCTGGCCGGTCGCCCGGGTCCGCTCCTCAACACCGGGAGTGCCCAGTGA
- the nuoF gene encoding NADH-quinone oxidoreductase subunit NuoF, with product MTTPRPETLAKLTPVLTKRWLSPDAWGIGTYEKLDGYAALRKALKAHPDDLIQLIKDSGLRGRGGAGFPTGLKWGFIPQGDGKPHYLVVNADEGEPGTCKDLPLMTHDPHSLVEGVIIASYAIRANRAYIYIRGEAVHAARRLRNAVQEAYAKGYLGRNVLGSGFDLELVVHSGAGAYICGEETALLDSLEGFRGQPRLRPPFPATHGLYASPTVVNNVGTIASVPYIVLGGADWWKTMGTEKSSGPMIYSLSGRIANPGQYECSMGITLRELIELAGGMQPGHDLRFWTPGGSSTPLLTAEHLDVPLDFEGVAAAGSILGTTATQIFSDQDCPVYATYRWLEFYHHESCGKCTPCREGNYWMVRVYRRILAGQGTHEDLDTLLDTCDNILGRSFCGLGDGATSSVTSSLKYFKQDYLDYIEGRTAPKLSDKQLVGAH from the coding sequence GTGACCACTCCTCGGCCGGAGACGCTGGCCAAGCTGACGCCGGTGCTGACCAAGCGGTGGCTGTCGCCGGACGCCTGGGGGATCGGCACCTACGAGAAGCTGGACGGCTACGCCGCCCTGCGCAAGGCGCTCAAGGCCCACCCGGACGACCTGATCCAGCTGATCAAGGACTCCGGGCTGCGCGGCCGGGGCGGCGCGGGCTTCCCGACCGGTCTCAAGTGGGGTTTCATCCCGCAGGGCGACGGCAAGCCGCACTACCTGGTGGTGAACGCCGACGAGGGCGAGCCGGGCACCTGCAAGGACCTGCCGCTGATGACCCACGACCCGCACTCGCTGGTCGAGGGCGTGATCATCGCCTCGTACGCGATCCGGGCCAACCGCGCCTACATCTACATCCGCGGTGAGGCGGTGCACGCCGCCCGCCGGCTGCGCAACGCGGTCCAGGAGGCGTACGCCAAGGGCTACCTGGGTCGGAACGTCCTCGGCAGCGGGTTCGACCTGGAGCTGGTGGTGCACTCCGGCGCCGGGGCGTACATCTGCGGCGAGGAGACCGCGCTGCTGGACTCGCTGGAGGGCTTCCGGGGCCAGCCCCGGCTCCGCCCGCCGTTCCCGGCGACCCACGGCCTGTACGCCAGCCCGACCGTGGTCAACAACGTGGGCACCATCGCCAGCGTGCCGTACATCGTGCTCGGTGGCGCGGACTGGTGGAAGACCATGGGGACGGAGAAGTCGTCCGGCCCGATGATCTACTCGCTCTCCGGCCGGATCGCCAACCCCGGCCAGTACGAGTGCTCGATGGGGATCACCCTGCGCGAGCTGATCGAGCTGGCCGGCGGCATGCAGCCCGGGCACGACCTGAGGTTCTGGACCCCGGGCGGCTCGTCGACCCCGCTGCTCACCGCCGAGCACCTGGACGTGCCGCTGGACTTCGAGGGGGTGGCGGCGGCCGGCTCGATCCTGGGCACCACGGCCACGCAGATCTTCTCCGACCAGGACTGCCCGGTGTACGCGACCTACCGGTGGCTGGAGTTCTACCACCACGAGTCGTGCGGCAAGTGCACCCCGTGCCGCGAGGGCAACTACTGGATGGTCCGGGTCTACCGGCGGATCCTCGCCGGCCAGGGCACCCATGAGGACCTGGACACCCTGCTCGACACCTGCGACAACATCCTCGGCCGCTCGTTCTGCGGTCTGGGTGACGGTGCGACCAGCTCGGTGACCTCGTCGCTGAAGTACTTCAAGCAGGACTACCTCGACTACATCGAGGGACGTACCGCACCGAAGCTGTCGGACAAGCAGCTGGTGGGAGCGCACTGA
- the nuoE gene encoding NADH-quinone oxidoreductase subunit NuoE produces the protein MTVFTEETRARAREIIARYPADRSRSALLPLLHLVQSEEGYVSPAGVEFCAEVLGLNKAQVGAVATFYTMYKRKPTGDYLVSVCTNTMCNVLGGQEVYDTLAEHLGVGHDETTEDGKITLEHAECLAACDYGPVMTVNYDFFDNVDAQSALGVVEELRAGGRPMPTRGARLCTLKEMAVQLAGFADEREGAVADGGPGAATLRGLHLAEQHGISVPGFDPNTPIRSKAEADKAAAEAKARTEAAKPPVEPAKPAPTAGNAGAGEPAKPAAATGSTAPDVKAPDAKSPQVRTAETRQPDAGTAVPDAPGTKVPTDGTPPAPRDAQAAEAAGAAANAPAGDGKPAGDEAGAQQRNLKEAEAGTGANGAGPAVASETGVQK, from the coding sequence ATGACCGTTTTCACTGAAGAGACCCGGGCCCGGGCGCGGGAGATCATCGCCCGGTACCCGGCCGACCGGTCCCGGTCGGCGCTGCTGCCGCTGCTGCACCTGGTCCAGTCCGAGGAGGGCTACGTCTCCCCGGCCGGCGTCGAGTTCTGCGCCGAGGTTCTCGGCCTGAACAAGGCCCAGGTCGGCGCGGTGGCCACCTTCTACACCATGTACAAGCGCAAGCCGACCGGCGACTACCTGGTCAGCGTCTGCACCAACACGATGTGCAACGTGCTGGGCGGCCAGGAGGTCTACGACACCCTGGCCGAGCACCTCGGCGTCGGGCACGACGAGACCACCGAGGACGGGAAGATCACCCTGGAGCACGCCGAGTGCCTGGCGGCGTGCGACTACGGCCCGGTGATGACGGTCAACTACGACTTCTTCGACAATGTCGACGCGCAGAGCGCGCTCGGTGTCGTCGAGGAGCTGCGCGCCGGCGGCCGGCCGATGCCGACCCGGGGCGCCCGGCTCTGCACGCTGAAGGAGATGGCCGTCCAGCTCGCCGGCTTCGCCGACGAGCGCGAGGGCGCGGTGGCCGACGGCGGGCCGGGCGCGGCGACCCTGCGCGGCCTGCACCTGGCCGAGCAGCACGGCATCTCGGTGCCGGGCTTCGACCCGAACACCCCGATCCGCAGCAAGGCCGAGGCCGACAAGGCCGCCGCCGAGGCGAAGGCCAGGACCGAGGCCGCGAAGCCTCCGGTCGAGCCGGCCAAGCCCGCCCCGACTGCCGGCAACGCCGGCGCGGGCGAGCCGGCGAAGCCGGCGGCAGCCACCGGCAGCACCGCGCCGGACGTCAAGGCGCCGGACGCCAAGTCGCCGCAGGTGCGTACCGCCGAGACCCGGCAGCCGGACGCGGGCACCGCCGTGCCGGACGCCCCGGGCACCAAGGTCCCGACGGACGGCACGCCGCCGGCACCGCGTGACGCGCAGGCGGCGGAGGCCGCCGGCGCGGCGGCGAACGCGCCGGCCGGTGACGGCAAGCCGGCCGGCGACGAGGCCGGGGCGCAGCAGCGCAACCTCAAGGAGGCGGAGGCCGGGACGGGCGCCAACGGCGCGGGCCCGGCGGTCGCGAGCGAAACGGGGGTCCAGAAGTGA
- a CDS encoding NADH-quinone oxidoreductase subunit D, with translation MTTSNYATERETTEGKVFTVTGGDWDQVVSGTDPINDERIVVNMGPQHPSTHGVLRLILELEGETVREARSVVGYLHTGIEKNIEYRNWVQGSTFVTRMDYLSPLFNETAYALAVEKLLGITDDITERATTIRVLMMELNRISSHLVWLATTGMELGAINMMLYGFREREYILDIFETITGLRMNHAYVRPGGVAQDVPDDAIVKIRDFLKLMPKKLKEYEDLLSGQPIWIERTKNVAVLDVTACLALGVTGPVLRSAGLAWDLRKTMPYCGYETYEFDVPTHTDGDVWGRYLVRLAEIRESLKLVEQALDRLKPGPVMVADRKIAWPAQLAIGVDGMGNSLEHVAKIMGQSMESLIHHFKLVTEGFRVPPGQVYVGIESPRGELGVHAVSDGGTRPYRVHYREPSFVNLQALPAMAEGGLIADVIAGGASLDPVMGGCDR, from the coding sequence GTGACGACGTCGAACTACGCGACCGAGCGCGAGACCACCGAGGGCAAGGTCTTCACCGTCACCGGCGGGGACTGGGACCAGGTCGTCTCCGGCACCGACCCGATCAACGACGAGCGGATCGTCGTCAACATGGGTCCGCAGCACCCGTCCACGCACGGCGTGCTCCGGCTGATCCTGGAGCTGGAGGGCGAGACGGTCCGCGAGGCCCGTTCGGTCGTCGGCTACCTGCACACCGGCATCGAGAAGAACATCGAATACCGGAACTGGGTCCAGGGCTCGACCTTCGTGACCCGGATGGACTACCTCTCCCCGCTGTTCAACGAGACGGCGTACGCGCTGGCGGTGGAGAAGCTGCTCGGCATCACCGACGACATCACCGAGCGGGCCACCACCATCCGAGTGTTGATGATGGAGCTCAACCGGATCTCGTCGCACCTGGTCTGGCTGGCCACCACCGGCATGGAGCTGGGCGCGATCAACATGATGTTGTACGGCTTCCGCGAGCGGGAGTACATCCTCGACATCTTCGAGACCATCACTGGCCTGCGCATGAACCACGCGTACGTGCGGCCGGGCGGCGTGGCGCAGGACGTGCCGGACGACGCGATCGTCAAGATCCGTGACTTCCTCAAGCTGATGCCGAAGAAGCTCAAGGAGTACGAGGACCTGCTCTCCGGCCAGCCGATCTGGATCGAGCGGACGAAGAACGTGGCGGTCCTCGACGTGACGGCCTGCCTCGCGCTCGGGGTGACCGGTCCGGTGCTGCGCTCCGCCGGCCTCGCCTGGGACCTGCGCAAGACCATGCCGTACTGCGGTTACGAGACGTACGAGTTCGACGTGCCGACGCACACCGACGGCGACGTCTGGGGCCGCTACCTGGTCCGGCTCGCCGAGATCCGCGAGTCGCTGAAGCTGGTCGAGCAGGCCCTCGACCGGCTCAAGCCGGGCCCGGTGATGGTCGCCGACCGCAAGATCGCCTGGCCGGCGCAGCTCGCCATCGGCGTCGACGGCATGGGCAACTCGCTGGAGCACGTGGCCAAGATCATGGGTCAGTCGATGGAGTCGCTGATCCACCACTTCAAGCTCGTCACCGAGGGTTTCCGGGTCCCGCCGGGCCAGGTGTACGTCGGCATCGAGTCGCCCCGCGGCGAGCTGGGCGTGCACGCCGTCTCGGACGGCGGCACCCGGCCCTACCGGGTGCACTACCGCGAGCCGAGCTTCGTCAACCTCCAGGCCCTCCCGGCGATGGCCGAGGGCGGCCTGATCGCCGACGTGATCGCCGGTGGCGCCTCGCTGGACCCCGTGATGGGTGGTTGTGACCGATGA
- a CDS encoding NADH-quinone oxidoreductase subunit C translates to MTARNDKNNDGGVPVPTTPAGASSTAPAEYPPASPAGRGMFGNQGTGDVSGFGGLVRQRKPIEEAARPYGGYFDEVRDALEEAYPQFGDAIEKVVVDRGELTLHVRPERIAEVCQVMRDDLALRFELCSSVSGVDYLGTDGRRLHVVYQLTSMTYRRQVRLEAAVSAEDPHLPSVTAVYPTADWQERETYDMFGIVFDGHPNLTRILMPDDWEGHPQRKDYPLGGVPVEYKGAEIPPPDKRRSYQ, encoded by the coding sequence GTGACGGCACGGAACGACAAGAACAACGACGGCGGCGTGCCGGTCCCGACGACCCCGGCCGGCGCCAGCAGCACCGCGCCGGCGGAGTACCCGCCGGCCAGCCCGGCCGGGCGCGGCATGTTCGGCAATCAGGGCACCGGCGACGTCTCCGGCTTCGGCGGCCTGGTCCGCCAGCGCAAGCCGATCGAGGAGGCCGCCCGGCCGTACGGGGGCTACTTCGACGAGGTCCGCGACGCGCTGGAGGAGGCGTACCCCCAGTTCGGCGACGCGATCGAGAAGGTCGTGGTCGACCGGGGCGAGCTGACCCTGCACGTCCGCCCGGAGCGGATCGCCGAGGTCTGCCAGGTGATGCGCGACGACCTGGCGCTCCGCTTCGAGCTCTGCTCCTCGGTGTCCGGCGTGGACTACCTGGGCACCGACGGGCGCCGGCTGCACGTGGTCTACCAGCTCACCTCGATGACCTACCGGCGCCAGGTCCGGCTGGAGGCCGCGGTCTCCGCCGAGGACCCGCACCTGCCGAGCGTCACCGCCGTCTACCCGACCGCCGACTGGCAGGAACGGGAGACGTACGACATGTTCGGCATCGTCTTCGACGGCCACCCCAACCTGACCCGGATCCTCATGCCGGACGACTGGGAGGGGCACCCGCAGCGCAAGGACTACCCCCTCGGCGGTGTGCCCGTCGAGTACAAGGGCGCGGAGATCCCGCCGCCGGACAAGCGGAGGTCGTACCAGTGA
- a CDS encoding NuoB/complex I 20 kDa subunit family protein, which produces MGIEEKLPAGVLLTSVEKLVNWSRKSSVWGATFGLACCAIEMMAAGGPHYDMGRWGMEVFRASPRQADLMIVAGRVSQKMAPVLRQIYDQMAEPRWVISMGVCASSGGMFNNYAIVQGVDHIVPVDMYLPGCPPRPEMLIDAVLKLREKIMYEPLGANGRKMLEARKERGDVPVVPYGSMPSSYRNDKARRAEWTKAVREGREEQLRIENWMKAQNHLQSQGGPK; this is translated from the coding sequence ATGGGCATCGAGGAGAAGCTCCCGGCCGGCGTCCTGCTCACCTCCGTGGAGAAGCTGGTCAACTGGTCGCGGAAGTCGTCCGTCTGGGGCGCCACCTTCGGCCTGGCCTGCTGTGCCATCGAGATGATGGCCGCCGGCGGTCCGCACTACGACATGGGCCGCTGGGGCATGGAGGTCTTCCGGGCCTCGCCGCGGCAGGCGGACCTCATGATCGTGGCCGGCCGGGTGAGCCAGAAGATGGCCCCGGTGCTGCGCCAGATCTACGACCAGATGGCCGAGCCCCGCTGGGTCATCTCGATGGGCGTCTGCGCCAGCAGCGGCGGCATGTTCAACAACTACGCCATCGTGCAGGGCGTCGACCACATCGTGCCGGTCGACATGTACCTCCCGGGCTGCCCGCCCCGGCCCGAGATGCTCATCGACGCGGTGCTCAAGCTCCGCGAGAAGATCATGTACGAGCCGCTGGGCGCGAACGGCCGCAAGATGCTGGAGGCCCGCAAGGAGCGCGGTGACGTGCCCGTCGTGCCCTACGGCTCGATGCCGTCGTCGTACCGCAACGACAAGGCCCGGCGCGCCGAGTGGACGAAGGCGGTCCGCGAGGGGCGCGAGGAGCAGTTGCGGATCGAGAACTGGATGAAGGCGCAGAACCACCTCCAGTCGCAGGGGGGCCCGAAGTGA
- a CDS encoding NADH-quinone oxidoreductase subunit A — MTLSPYAPIIGLFALAAGFALFSVAAARFAGPRRLNKAKLEAYECGIEPSPQPVGGGRFPIKFYLTAMLFIVFDIEIIFLYPWAVSFDALPIFGFVEMVLFIVAVFVAYAYVWRRGGLDWD, encoded by the coding sequence ATGACGCTCTCTCCTTACGCACCGATCATCGGGCTCTTCGCCCTCGCCGCGGGGTTCGCGCTGTTCTCCGTGGCCGCCGCCCGATTCGCCGGTCCCCGGCGGCTGAACAAGGCCAAGCTCGAGGCGTACGAGTGTGGCATCGAGCCGAGCCCGCAGCCGGTCGGCGGCGGCCGGTTCCCGATCAAGTTCTACCTGACGGCGATGCTCTTCATCGTCTTCGACATCGAGATCATCTTCCTCTACCCCTGGGCGGTCTCCTTCGACGCCCTGCCGATCTTCGGCTTCGTGGAGATGGTCCTGTTCATCGTCGCGGTCTTCGTCGCCTACGCCTACGTCTGGCGGCGCGGCGGCCTGGACTGGGACTGA
- a CDS encoding geranylgeranyl reductase family protein — MTAVENDAEVIVVGAGPGGSATAYHLARHGVRVLLLEKTEFPREKVCGDGLTPRAVRQLIRMGVDTSPEAGWLHNKGLRVIGGGVRLELDWPDLASFPNYGLVRTRLDFDDLLVQRAVAAGAKLRTSVNVIGPVLDADDRVIGVQAEVGPDKEPATFHAPLVVAADGVSGRFPLALGLAKREDRPIGVAVRRYYRSPVKHDDNYLESWLELRAKGSDALLPGYGWIFGLGDGRVNAGLGVLNSSAAFGRTNYRRLLTDWLANTPEDWGMTDEANADGPILGAALPMGFNRVPHYTRGVLLVGDSGGMVNPFNGEGIAYAMESGELAAEVAVQALARPAGAERERALMAYPQELKARFGGYYRLGGIFVKLIGRPEVMRLATRHGMPHPMLMRFVLKLLANLTDPRGGDAMDRIINAMTRVAPAV; from the coding sequence ATGACCGCGGTGGAGAACGACGCCGAGGTGATCGTCGTGGGCGCCGGTCCCGGAGGATCGGCGACGGCGTACCACCTGGCGCGGCACGGCGTCCGCGTGCTGCTGCTGGAGAAGACCGAGTTTCCCCGGGAGAAGGTCTGCGGCGACGGGCTCACCCCCCGGGCCGTCCGGCAGCTCATCCGCATGGGCGTGGACACCTCGCCCGAGGCCGGCTGGCTGCACAACAAGGGCCTCCGGGTGATCGGCGGCGGGGTACGCCTGGAACTGGACTGGCCCGACCTGGCCAGCTTCCCCAACTACGGCCTGGTCCGGACCCGACTCGACTTCGACGACCTGCTCGTCCAGCGGGCGGTCGCGGCCGGGGCGAAGCTGCGGACCAGCGTGAACGTGATCGGGCCGGTGCTCGACGCCGACGACCGGGTGATCGGCGTGCAGGCCGAGGTGGGTCCGGACAAGGAGCCCGCCACCTTCCACGCCCCGCTGGTGGTCGCGGCGGACGGCGTCTCCGGCCGGTTCCCGCTCGCGCTCGGGCTGGCCAAGCGGGAGGACCGGCCGATCGGCGTGGCGGTCCGCCGCTACTACCGCTCGCCCGTCAAGCACGACGACAACTACCTGGAGTCGTGGCTGGAGCTGCGGGCCAAGGGCAGCGACGCGCTGCTCCCCGGGTACGGCTGGATCTTCGGCCTGGGCGACGGCCGGGTCAACGCCGGCCTGGGCGTGCTCAACTCCTCCGCCGCCTTCGGCAGGACGAACTACCGCCGGCTGCTCACCGACTGGCTGGCCAACACCCCCGAGGACTGGGGGATGACCGACGAGGCCAACGCGGACGGGCCGATCCTCGGCGCCGCGCTGCCGATGGGCTTCAACCGGGTGCCGCACTACACCCGCGGGGTGCTGCTGGTCGGCGACTCCGGCGGCATGGTCAACCCGTTCAACGGCGAGGGCATCGCGTACGCGATGGAGTCCGGCGAGCTGGCCGCCGAGGTGGCGGTGCAGGCCCTCGCCCGGCCGGCCGGCGCCGAGCGGGAGCGGGCACTGATGGCGTACCCGCAGGAGCTGAAGGCGCGCTTCGGCGGCTACTACCGGCTCGGCGGGATCTTCGTGAAGCTCATCGGCCGGCCGGAGGTCATGCGGCTGGCCACCCGGCACGGCATGCCGCACCCGATGTTGATGCGCTTCGTGCTCAAGCTGCTGGCCAACCTGACCGACCCGCGGGGCGGGGACGCGATGGACCGGATCATCAACGCGATGACGAGGGTGGCTCCGGCCGTGTAG
- a CDS encoding demethylmenaquinone methyltransferase — protein sequence MFDGVAARYDLTNTVLSFGQDRFWRRATRAALGLRPGERVLDVGAGTGVSTEELAHSGAYAVGADLSLGMLHAGKRTRPQVPLLAGDALRLPFADASFDAVTISFALRNVSDTDAALHELARVTKPGGRLVVCEFSTPVNPAFRTVYLSYLMRSLPAVARAVSSNPDAYVYLAESIRAWPDQAALAARIGAAGWSRVGWRNLTGGIVALHRAVRD from the coding sequence ATGTTCGACGGCGTGGCGGCCCGCTACGACCTGACCAACACCGTCCTGTCGTTCGGGCAGGACCGGTTCTGGCGGCGGGCCACCCGGGCGGCGCTCGGGCTGCGCCCGGGCGAGCGGGTGCTGGACGTGGGCGCGGGCACCGGCGTCTCGACCGAGGAGCTGGCCCACTCCGGGGCGTACGCGGTCGGCGCCGACCTGTCGCTGGGCATGCTGCACGCCGGCAAGCGGACCCGTCCGCAGGTGCCGCTGCTGGCCGGGGACGCCCTGCGGCTGCCCTTCGCCGACGCCAGCTTCGACGCGGTCACCATCTCCTTCGCGCTGCGTAACGTGAGCGACACCGACGCGGCGCTGCACGAGCTGGCCCGGGTCACGAAGCCCGGCGGCCGGTTGGTGGTCTGCGAGTTCAGCACGCCGGTGAACCCGGCCTTCCGCACGGTCTACCTGTCGTACCTGATGCGGTCGCTGCCGGCGGTGGCCCGGGCGGTCTCCAGCAACCCCGACGCGTACGTCTACCTGGCCGAGTCGATCCGGGCCTGGCCGGACCAGGCGGCGCTCGCCGCCCGGATCGGCGCGGCCGGCTGGAGCCGGGTGGGGTGGCGCAACCTGACCGGCGGCATCGTGGCGCTGCACCGGGCGGTCCGGGACTGA